TCCTCCTTAGATTGAATTATAGGGGGCAAATAATGTTTTGTGGCGTTGGTGAATTAAGGTATGATTTTTAGTTTAGTTTGGCAATAGGGAATGGGCAATAGTAATAATAGTTTTAATACTATACATTTACTGTAATGCAATAATGTTTCATACTCAAAATCAGCAATGCCTGTTTTGTTAGTCAAAACACAAGAAAAAAGGGATACAACTGAATTGTTATATCCCGAGAAAATTTAGAGATTTGATCACCCTTGATTATTTGTTGGGTTGGGGTGTCATGCGTAAATAGGGTTTGATTTCGGTTACACCTTTGGGAAACTTCTGTTTTGCTTCCTCGGTGGGGATAGAGGGTACTACTACGCAATCATCTCCGTCTTGCCAGTTAGCGGGGGTTGCTACTTGGTGATAATCGGTTAATTGTAGGGAGTCGATTACCCTTAAGATTTCATCAAAGTTACGACCTGTACTAGCAGGATAAGTGATGGTTAGTCTTAATTTTTTGTTAGGATCGATGATGAATACACTTCTAACGGTTAGGTTATTTAAAGAGTTGGGGTGAATCATACCGTATAAATCGGCTACGGTGCGATCGCCATCAGCCAAAATAGGATAATTAACGGTGGTATTTTGAGTTTCATTAATATCACCAATCCAACCCTTATGGGATTCTACATCATCCACACTAAGGGCAATGGTTTTGACATTGCGTTTTTGAAATTCAGATTGTAAACTTGCAACAGTACCTAATTCGGTGGTGCATACGGGGGTATAATCCGCAGGGTGAGAAAAAAGAACTACCCAACTATCTCCAGCCCAATCATAAAAGTTAATCTCTCCCTCGCTAGAGGCTTGAGTAAAGTTAGGAACAGTATCCCCTAATTGTAATGCCATATAAAATTTTTCCTACAAACTAAAACAAACTATAATTAAAATTTCCCATACTAAGGGTAAAAGTTGGAACTGTTTCATATTTTACAATTATTCTTGGGGCTACCGAAAGATTATTTGATCCATCTTTACAAATCTTTACGAAACCTTTAAGTATGGGGGCTGTTTCACTGATAAAATCAAAACTAACTCATCGCAATCTTATCTAACCTTTAGCATTATTATCAATGCTAGGGATTAGAGATAAAAAAGGCAATGAACACAAAACCCCCATTAAGATGGGAAAGTGCTTCATTAAATAAGTTGTTAAGGCAATGTCCCTAAACTAAATAAAATCAAAAAATCTCAACTAAATATTAAAAAATTATCTTAATTTGGAGGTTAATTTTTCATGAAATTATGGCAACGTATTAGCGCATATTTTAGCGTCCTTGTGGTTGGTTGTGTAATGCTATTTGCTCAACCTGCTCAGGCATATACTTTTAATGACATTAGTCAATTAAGCCCCCGTATTGTGGCGGTAGAGGGCGATCGTCGTAATGTGGCTGATGATTTATTAACCACTGAATTTGGTCAAAAAATTGATGTTAATAACAGCGACATCCGTGATTTCCGTGAGTTAAGAGGATTTTATCCTAAACTAGCGAGTATCATCATTCAAAATGCCCCTTACGAACAGGTAGAAGATGTTTTAACCATCCCTGGCTTAAGTGAGAGACAAAAAGAAAGATTACAAGCTAACCTTGATAGATTTAGTGCTACCCCTCCTGCGGCAGTATTTAACGAAGGTGACGAGCGTTATAACGCAGGGGTTTATTAAATTAGCTCTTTAAAGTAAAAATTTGGTGGGCAATGCCCACCTTTTTATTTATTATTAACTAACCATTTTGCGCCATGGCCATCAATATTCTGTGGGTACTATGTTCGATTTCTCCTTCTTGGGGACGTCTTTGGATATAAGTGCCATTGGATTGTAATTCCCACCCTTGTCGATTATCAGAGAGCATGATGCCCAATAATTCTTCTAATTGTTTCATTAATTTGGGTTCTTCTACAGGGGTAATAGCTTCTACCCGACGGGATAAATTTCTTGTCATCCAGTCTGCACTACCGATATAAATTTCTTCTTCGCCGTTGTTATGGAAGTAAAAAATACGGGAATGTTCCAAAAATCGACCAATGATACTGATAACTTTAATGTTTTCGCTCACCCCTTCAATGCCGGGGCGTAAACAGCAAATACCCCTAATGATCAAATCTATTTTTACCCCTGCTTGGGATGCTTTATAAAGGGCTTCGATGACGGGTACATCGACTAATGAATTCATTTTTGCGACTATTCTACCCGTGCCACCGTTACGGCAATGTTCGGCTTCCCTTTCAATCATGGCAATCATGCGATCGCGCATAGTCACAGGAGCAACCAATAATTTACGAAAAGCCTTTTGTTTAGAATAACCCGTTAAATAATTAAATAAATCCGTTAAATCCGCTCCTAAATCTTCTCGACAACTAAACAAACCAATATCGGTATAAAGTTTTGCGGTTTTAGGGTTGTAATTCCCTGTGCCAATATGGACATAACGACGAATTTTATCTTCATCCTTGCGCACCACCAAAACAATTTTAGTATGGGTTTTTAAACCCACCAATCCATATACCACATGGACTCCTGCTTTTTCTAACTTCCTCGCCCAAAGGATATTATTTTCTTCATCAAAACGGGCTTTCAACTCCACTAAAGCCACCACTTGTTTACCATTTTCCGCCGCTTCAATGAGAGCCTTAATAATAGGAGAATCACCAGAGGTGCGATACAATGTCATTTTAATGGCCATTACATCGGGATCTTGAGCCGATTGGGTAATAAATTCTTGTACCGTTGCTGAAAAAGAATGATAGGGGTGATGTACCATCAAGTCAGACTTGCGAATCATGGCAAAAAATTCGGGGCTAATATGCTCATCTCTATCGTCGTCTTGTTCTAAAAGTAACTCT
This portion of the Cyanobacterium stanieri LEGE 03274 genome encodes:
- the psbU gene encoding photosystem II complex extrinsic protein PsbU, which codes for MKLWQRISAYFSVLVVGCVMLFAQPAQAYTFNDISQLSPRIVAVEGDRRNVADDLLTTEFGQKIDVNNSDIRDFRELRGFYPKLASIIIQNAPYEQVEDVLTIPGLSERQKERLQANLDRFSATPPAAVFNEGDERYNAGVY
- the ppk1 gene encoding polyphosphate kinase 1, coding for MTETETMRETKIDLKDSKYYFNRELSWLEFNRRVLQEALDERTLLLERLKFTAIFSSNLDEFFMVRVAAIKRQIEAEVTKKTFDGSTPIEQMENIQKYLRPIVQKQVANFEYNLKKELVHHGIHLINFVDLNQEQRQYLHDYYESDIFPVLTPLAVDPSHPFPHISNLSLNLAVLVKNPDTGAELFARVKVPKSLPRFVAFPENLRQVGGDNQDHLLWVGVPLEQVIAHNLESLFPGMDVQECHNFRLTRDADLGVQEDEADDLLLAIQQELRKRRFAGSPVRLEVHASMPSNIKKMLMQGLNLQPMDVYEIEGLLGLNDLFALTGFPLPELKDNPWSAVVPPPFDHFQELLLEQDDDRDEHISPEFFAMIRKSDLMVHHPYHSFSATVQEFITQSAQDPDVMAIKMTLYRTSGDSPIIKALIEAAENGKQVVALVELKARFDEENNILWARKLEKAGVHVVYGLVGLKTHTKIVLVVRKDEDKIRRYVHIGTGNYNPKTAKLYTDIGLFSCREDLGADLTDLFNYLTGYSKQKAFRKLLVAPVTMRDRMIAMIEREAEHCRNGGTGRIVAKMNSLVDVPVIEALYKASQAGVKIDLIIRGICCLRPGIEGVSENIKVISIIGRFLEHSRIFYFHNNGEEEIYIGSADWMTRNLSRRVEAITPVEEPKLMKQLEELLGIMLSDNRQGWELQSNGTYIQRRPQEGEIEHSTHRILMAMAQNG
- a CDS encoding peroxiredoxin; the encoded protein is MALQLGDTVPNFTQASSEGEINFYDWAGDSWVVLFSHPADYTPVCTTELGTVASLQSEFQKRNVKTIALSVDDVESHKGWIGDINETQNTTVNYPILADGDRTVADLYGMIHPNSLNNLTVRSVFIIDPNKKLRLTITYPASTGRNFDEILRVIDSLQLTDYHQVATPANWQDGDDCVVVPSIPTEEAKQKFPKGVTEIKPYLRMTPQPNK